In Methanobrevibacter sp., the following proteins share a genomic window:
- the gatA gene encoding Asp-tRNA(Asn)/Glu-tRNA(Gln) amidotransferase subunit GatA — MSVIEKLNSIKNGEMTAKENVESFIKVIDENNEEINAFIELNYENALKQAEAIDEKIANGEEVGALAGLVFGIKANINVEDMIISAASKTLEDYYGSYNATVVEEILKEDGIIIGILNMDEFAAGSSTETSYYGPTQNPAAMGRIPGGSSGGCAAAIAAEMCDISIGSDTGGSIRNPASHCGVVGFKPTYGAVSRQGLLDLSMSLDQIGPLANDVSGIAVALNNIAKYDETECTTLDWEKPDFTEVLDETSLEGMKIAVCKEFIDVTDDEINKTVNKAIQKLVDAGAELVEVSFDYIDLCLPTYYLINYVEFFSATRKYDGRDYGSRIEEVCGDEVLRRIKIGSHIAEAEFSGKYYKQALKARSVIRAEITSMLENVDLIVGPTVPKLPHEIGEELEPMEMYAYDILTVIANLAGIPAASIPAGKVNDIPVGLQIQAKPLDDLKIIKAMSVFENTQ; from the coding sequence ATGAGCGTTATTGAAAAGTTAAACTCCATTAAAAATGGAGAAATGACAGCTAAAGAAAATGTAGAAAGCTTCATTAAAGTTATCGATGAAAATAACGAAGAAATTAATGCATTTATTGAATTAAACTATGAAAATGCATTAAAACAAGCTGAAGCTATAGATGAAAAAATAGCTAATGGTGAAGAAGTAGGTGCTTTAGCTGGATTAGTATTTGGTATAAAAGCGAACATTAATGTTGAAGACATGATTATTTCAGCAGCTTCCAAAACTTTAGAAGATTATTACGGAAGCTATAATGCAACTGTCGTTGAAGAAATCTTAAAAGAAGACGGAATAATCATCGGTATTTTAAATATGGATGAATTTGCAGCAGGAAGTTCAACTGAAACTTCTTACTACGGTCCAACACAAAACCCTGCAGCCATGGGAAGGATTCCAGGAGGTTCCAGTGGCGGATGTGCTGCAGCAATTGCAGCGGAAATGTGTGACATATCCATCGGTTCAGATACAGGAGGATCCATCAGAAACCCTGCATCCCATTGTGGAGTAGTAGGATTCAAACCTACCTACGGTGCTGTTTCAAGACAAGGATTACTTGACCTTTCAATGAGTTTAGACCAAATCGGACCCCTCGCAAATGACGTAAGCGGTATTGCAGTAGCTCTAAACAACATTGCAAAATATGATGAAACCGAATGTACAACTCTAGACTGGGAAAAACCTGACTTCACAGAAGTTCTGGATGAAACCAGTTTGGAAGGCATGAAAATAGCTGTATGTAAAGAATTCATCGACGTCACTGATGATGAAATCAACAAGACCGTCAATAAAGCAATCCAAAAATTGGTAGATGCAGGCGCTGAACTTGTTGAAGTGAGCTTCGATTACATTGACCTATGTTTACCTACATACTACCTAATCAACTATGTTGAATTTTTCTCTGCAACCAGAAAATATGATGGAAGAGATTACGGTTCCAGAATTGAAGAAGTATGTGGCGATGAAGTATTAAGAAGAATTAAAATCGGTTCCCACATTGCAGAAGCTGAATTCAGCGGTAAATATTACAAACAAGCTTTAAAAGCAAGATCAGTAATTAGAGCTGAAATTACTTCAATGCTTGAAAACGTTGATTTGATTGTAGGTCCAACAGTTCCTAAACTTCCACACGAAATCGGTGAAGAACTGGAACCTATGGAAATGTATGCCTACGACATCTTAACAGTAATAGCTAACCTTGCAGGAATTCCGGCAGCAAGTATTCCGGCTGGAAAAGTAAATGATATTCCTGTTGGATTGCAAATTCAAGCTAAACCATTAGATGACTTAAAAATTATTAAAGCTATGAGTGTTTTTGAAAACACTCAATAA
- a CDS encoding cysteine peptidase family C39 domain-containing protein, translated as MKYKKTKFMLIFIILLFLVIGVVSANEGNSTDIMQETNENEISIDDSLENNEYILKENVEADIIASDENISSSEINTYDSSKANLTLTTTTNFAKSGATYKIALTDLKGKVIPNKMLKIAYNGKTLEKTTNTNGEVAIKVGSSTSTMDVTFKGDSQYNGFLKSIKVYVENSITVTIGNAKLLTNGFLRIYLKGPAAAIAGKTVKIQVGNKVFTKKTTDEGFAVIKPQVSKGTYTVTLTYGNYTVCKKIKCIAGDVVNPFKKAIAMVNGVPDIDRMPANYVMGDDDAKYTVLKDQYKEVLKRDSYCLFLYGKLSKYTFFKTKSSPKIYHILKREKWNVIERTLNIKLVKKNKYSYWPSYVTASLKGKSYTYPVVRDVQNTEYTCGPTSASLCSQALKNYYSEKYFQKKAHVTSGVNLNVLKRAVDNSNFKSSYFYSMKTAVKQLAKGGCAVIAYLPNHYVSVIDVSKDGKKILVSNSYGKYDVGGDTRIPTGWVSLTKFNKKFRGVGLIVKPNYKISKTVKTQINCLYKSMGIKYKLQNTNERIPNVPI; from the coding sequence ATGAAATACAAAAAAACCAAATTTATGCTCATTTTCATTATTTTGCTATTTTTGGTAATTGGTGTCGTATCGGCAAATGAAGGAAATTCAACCGATATCATGCAAGAAACAAATGAAAATGAAATATCAATCGACGATTCTCTTGAAAATAATGAATATATTTTAAAAGAGAATGTAGAAGCAGACATTATAGCTTCAGATGAAAACATATCTTCAAGTGAAATAAATACTTACGATTCATCAAAAGCAAATTTAACATTAACAACAACAACTAATTTTGCCAAAAGCGGAGCTACATATAAGATTGCTTTAACCGATTTGAAGGGAAAAGTCATTCCAAATAAAATGCTTAAAATTGCATATAATGGCAAAACATTAGAAAAAACCACCAATACAAATGGGGAAGTCGCAATTAAAGTAGGCAGTTCTACCTCAACCATGGATGTAACCTTTAAGGGAGATTCCCAATACAACGGATTTTTAAAAAGCATCAAGGTCTATGTTGAAAACTCAATAACCGTTACAATCGGAAATGCAAAACTGCTTACAAACGGATTTTTAAGAATTTATCTAAAAGGACCTGCAGCGGCAATAGCAGGAAAAACAGTTAAAATTCAAGTAGGAAATAAGGTTTTTACCAAAAAAACAACTGATGAAGGTTTTGCAGTCATAAAACCACAAGTAAGCAAAGGCACATATACCGTGACTTTAACATATGGAAATTATACTGTTTGCAAAAAAATCAAATGTATTGCGGGAGATGTTGTAAATCCTTTTAAAAAAGCAATAGCAATGGTAAACGGTGTTCCGGACATTGACAGGATGCCAGCGAACTATGTTATGGGCGATGATGATGCCAAATATACAGTTTTAAAAGATCAATACAAAGAGGTATTAAAAAGAGACAGCTACTGTTTATTTTTATATGGAAAACTATCAAAATACACTTTCTTTAAGACAAAATCATCTCCTAAAATCTATCATATCCTAAAACGTGAAAAATGGAATGTTATTGAAAGAACCCTTAACATTAAACTTGTAAAGAAAAATAAGTACAGTTACTGGCCAAGCTATGTTACAGCTTCACTAAAAGGAAAATCATATACCTACCCAGTAGTTCGTGATGTGCAGAATACTGAATATACCTGCGGTCCGACATCTGCAAGCTTATGTAGCCAGGCTTTAAAAAATTATTATTCTGAAAAATACTTCCAGAAAAAAGCACATGTAACAAGTGGAGTAAATTTAAATGTCCTGAAAAGAGCTGTAGACAACAGTAATTTTAAATCTTCCTATTTCTATTCAATGAAAACTGCTGTAAAACAATTGGCTAAAGGAGGATGTGCAGTAATAGCATACCTTCCAAACCATTACGTCTCTGTAATAGATGTCAGCAAGGACGGCAAGAAAATACTTGTCAGCAACTCTTATGGAAAATATGATGTTGGAGGAGACACAAGAATTCCGACAGGTTGGGTATCATTAACAAAATTTAACAAAAAATTTAGGGGCGTCGGCCTGATTGTTAAGCCTAATTATAAAATAAGCAAAACCGTTAAAACTCAAATTAATTGCTTATACAAAAGTATGGGTATAAAATATAAGCTTCAAAATACCAATGAAAGGATACCTAATGTGCCAATCTAA
- a CDS encoding HAD family hydrolase yields the protein MKKAVVFDNSGTLIERYRVVKDVLNGNIFTDINSLDIIDAADSLALVVLQFNTNKLLELDQDILISDVIKQFNIDFDISFSTRQVSKAEVKEILDHETTTKISDITDGFDILGEKIPQMELCNGSALIVDMDLGQVAYTITSAGKFFPKVFETIEILKSRGIEIYIASGDRKGAINRLANMLDVPEDNAYGTVSTRGKCEVVSILQDAGYKVMMVGDGLNDLLAFKKADVSVLTIEQQEEVSPKMMDKTDHIIDDIFNVTMIDF from the coding sequence ATGAAAAAAGCAGTTGTGTTTGATAACTCAGGTACTTTAATCGAAAGGTACAGGGTTGTTAAAGATGTATTGAACGGGAATATTTTCACGGATATAAATTCACTTGACATTATTGATGCAGCAGACTCATTGGCATTGGTTGTTCTTCAATTCAATACCAATAAGCTTCTGGAATTAGACCAGGACATTTTGATTTCAGATGTAATCAAACAGTTCAACATTGATTTTGATATCAGTTTTTCAACAAGACAGGTTTCCAAAGCTGAAGTCAAGGAGATTCTCGACCATGAAACAACCACTAAAATCTCAGACATTACAGACGGTTTTGATATTTTGGGCGAGAAGATTCCTCAAATGGAGCTTTGCAACGGATCAGCCCTGATAGTTGACATGGATTTGGGTCAGGTCGCTTATACAATAACTTCTGCAGGCAAATTTTTCCCAAAGGTTTTCGAAACAATAGAAATCCTTAAATCCAGAGGCATTGAGATATATATTGCTTCAGGAGATAGGAAGGGAGCTATAAATAGGCTTGCCAACATGCTTGATGTTCCTGAAGATAATGCTTATGGCACTGTTTCCACAAGAGGTAAATGCGAAGTTGTTTCCATATTGCAGGATGCCGGATATAAGGTCATGATGGTTGGTGATGGTTTAAATGATTTACTTGCCTTTAAAAAGGCAGATGTCAGTGTTTTAACCATTGAACAGCAGGAAGAAGTCTCTCCTAAGATGATGGATAAGACTGACCACATTATTGATGATATATTCAATGTTACAATGATTGATTTTTAA
- a CDS encoding sugar phosphate isomerase/epimerase: MKLGFTTLALFMEDNNKIIELAKKHGFEIIEILGEDPFYEKDNGEFKDCGLDMRIHAATVDINIASLNRGIRSESVKQMIQCGHYAESINANTITVHPGIIGRNEPHLRKWALELAVESVGEIIDNTNVEISVENMPVRGKFLGNTVEEIEMIQEATGCSLTIDTGHGNTCGNLEEMLSLKNISYCHLNDNDGVKDQHITLGEGTLDLNLLKKIDTAIIELNNFDNILKSKEVIDNL; the protein is encoded by the coding sequence ATGAAACTAGGATTTACAACACTTGCACTATTCATGGAAGACAACAACAAAATCATAGAGCTGGCCAAAAAACACGGATTTGAAATAATAGAAATACTCGGGGAAGACCCCTTTTATGAAAAGGACAACGGTGAATTTAAGGACTGCGGTCTGGACATGAGAATTCATGCAGCAACCGTGGACATTAACATTGCCAGCCTAAACAGAGGAATCAGATCCGAAAGCGTAAAGCAGATGATTCAGTGCGGCCATTATGCAGAAAGCATAAACGCGAATACAATAACTGTCCATCCAGGTATAATCGGACGTAACGAACCCCATCTTAGAAAATGGGCTTTGGAACTGGCTGTTGAAAGTGTTGGAGAAATAATTGACAACACAAATGTTGAAATTTCAGTCGAAAACATGCCTGTGAGAGGGAAATTTTTAGGAAATACTGTTGAAGAAATTGAAATGATTCAGGAAGCAACCGGCTGTAGCCTAACCATAGATACAGGCCATGGAAATACCTGCGGAAACCTTGAGGAAATGCTTTCACTTAAAAACATCAGTTACTGTCACTTGAACGATAATGATGGCGTTAAAGACCAACATATTACACTGGGTGAAGGTACACTTGACTTGAATTTACTAAAAAAGATTGATACAGCAATTATAGAGCTGAACAACTTCGACAATATCCTGAAAAGTAAAGAAGTCATAGATAACTTATAA
- a CDS encoding PadR family transcriptional regulator, with protein MTDENKVNETPKKLIKHFSNGITHNLILWIISKEKIHGYGIMKKLEVFFSFDGDVECDMNISSSKVYPILSKMEKKGLIIGDWDINENNKRVKYYSITEDGIVVLKNIQNHMERVMSNPHWINFFKDMTGMEINNEKCDRD; from the coding sequence ATGACAGATGAAAATAAAGTTAATGAAACTCCAAAAAAACTAATCAAACATTTTTCCAATGGAATAACCCATAATTTGATTTTATGGATTATATCCAAAGAGAAAATTCATGGCTACGGCATAATGAAGAAGCTCGAGGTGTTTTTTAGTTTTGATGGTGATGTTGAATGTGACATGAATATCAGTTCCAGTAAAGTATATCCTATTTTATCCAAAATGGAAAAGAAAGGATTGATTATTGGTGACTGGGACATTAATGAAAACAACAAAAGGGTCAAGTATTATTCAATTACTGAAGACGGAATCGTTGTTTTAAAAAATATTCAAAATCACATGGAGCGAGTCATGTCTAATCCTCACTGGATCAATTTTTTCAAAGACATGACCGGAATGGAGATTAACAATGAAAAATGCGATAGAGACTAA
- a CDS encoding ATP-binding cassette domain-containing protein, protein MKNAIETKNLTKIYGNKFKAVNSLNLEIPDKTIFGMLGPNGAGKTTTIKMLTCLIQPTSGQATVGGYDVQKNPDEVRNLLGMVPQQVSLYKDLTIMENSQLCADYYGVPQDERDSRIEDLMELVDIKYAKDKLVGQLSGGQKQKASLVASLVHRPEILFLDEPTIGLDPTTKRTLWDLIRELNDSGHTIILCSHDMHEVDMLCDNVGIINTGNLVAYDTPQGLKDALLESNRQEITEALSKISDENDDAISQDKDLEKLSLKKMSVLLKNQEDSIIESIKQSDDVKDIEIERNGRINLRVDSFDDMAVQNVLNQIISSGGIIKSIYTEEPSLEDVFIKSTSEVNEDDRA, encoded by the coding sequence ATGAAAAATGCGATAGAGACTAAAAATCTAACAAAGATTTACGGTAATAAATTCAAGGCTGTTAATTCTCTAAATCTTGAAATTCCCGACAAGACAATATTTGGAATGTTAGGTCCCAACGGAGCGGGCAAAACAACAACAATTAAGATGTTAACATGTCTTATACAGCCTACTTCAGGTCAGGCTACTGTCGGAGGATATGATGTTCAAAAAAATCCAGATGAGGTTAGAAACCTTCTGGGAATGGTTCCCCAGCAGGTCAGCCTGTATAAGGATTTGACAATAATGGAAAATTCACAGTTGTGTGCTGACTATTATGGTGTTCCTCAGGATGAAAGGGATTCCCGTATAGAGGATTTAATGGAGCTTGTTGATATCAAATATGCAAAGGATAAACTTGTGGGTCAGCTTTCAGGAGGTCAAAAACAGAAGGCCTCTCTTGTTGCAAGTTTGGTTCACAGGCCCGAAATCCTATTTTTGGATGAGCCTACAATAGGTCTTGACCCAACAACCAAACGTACCCTTTGGGACTTGATTAGAGAGCTCAACGACAGCGGCCATACGATTATCCTATGTTCACATGACATGCATGAGGTGGATATGCTGTGTGACAATGTTGGAATTATCAACACCGGAAATCTTGTAGCTTATGATACTCCGCAGGGTCTTAAAGATGCTCTTTTGGAAAGCAACAGACAGGAAATCACAGAAGCTTTATCCAAAATATCAGATGAAAATGATGATGCGATATCACAAGATAAGGATTTGGAAAAGCTCAGTTTAAAAAAGATGTCTGTGCTTTTGAAAAATCAGGAAGACAGCATTATTGAATCCATAAAACAATCAGATGATGTTAAAGACATTGAGATTGAACGTAATGGACGTATTAATTTAAGGGTCGACAGCTTTGATGATATGGCTGTACAAAATGTATTGAATCAGATTATATCTTCCGGAGGAATTATAAAATCAATATACACAGAAGAGCCTTCCCTGGAGGATGTATTCATAAAATCAACATCAGAGGTGAATGAAGATGATAGAGCCTAA
- a CDS encoding ABC transporter permease, protein MIEPKKFWWMIKKELISIKRHPARLVSILAFPIIMILLFGYGMGGEMTDLPIVVVSQDHGDLTDLTLNTIKSTETYHVVEVIDSLSEGKARVDSGEVKAAIILPADYDSNSSQQKSVTLYLDSSDQMASQILESSTQGIFYRLSNMVASQTSVSTQDANITPSLGHSLNNFKDDISLHINRIYGNIKYIDFLVPAILGMTIMMSCMMGMGATIAGERETGELARLFMTPTSVATVIGGKIAAKLLIELVRALILIFMAVLLFNVSIKGGFLQTFIVLVIGALCFVGFGIMLSARTSTQEDYAQISLPFSMPMMFVSGVFYPIETMPWILQKLAYIFPLTYLNDAMRGIMLKGQTLGDVWLDLVVLLGFTLLFFLVGVKRFNRDV, encoded by the coding sequence ATGATAGAGCCTAAAAAATTCTGGTGGATGATAAAAAAGGAATTGATTTCCATTAAAAGACACCCTGCCAGATTAGTGTCTATTTTAGCATTTCCTATAATCATGATTTTGCTTTTTGGTTATGGAATGGGTGGAGAGATGACAGACCTGCCTATCGTTGTTGTTTCTCAGGACCATGGTGATTTGACAGACCTGACACTTAACACCATCAAATCTACAGAAACATACCATGTAGTCGAGGTGATAGACAGTCTGAGTGAAGGTAAAGCCCGTGTTGATTCGGGTGAAGTAAAGGCGGCCATTATACTGCCGGCGGATTATGATTCCAATTCGTCTCAGCAGAAGTCAGTAACGCTGTATCTGGATTCGTCAGACCAGATGGCATCTCAAATTCTCGAATCTTCAACACAGGGAATATTTTATAGATTATCCAATATGGTGGCATCACAGACCAGCGTGTCAACTCAAGACGCCAATATAACCCCGTCCTTAGGCCATTCATTGAATAATTTCAAGGACGACATCTCACTTCACATTAACAGAATCTACGGAAACATAAAATACATTGACTTTTTGGTTCCTGCAATTTTGGGAATGACAATCATGATGAGCTGTATGATGGGAATGGGTGCAACCATAGCAGGTGAAAGAGAAACAGGTGAACTTGCAAGACTATTCATGACACCTACTTCCGTTGCAACTGTAATAGGCGGTAAGATTGCCGCAAAGCTTCTCATAGAATTGGTCAGGGCTTTAATTTTGATATTCATGGCGGTACTGTTATTCAATGTCAGCATTAAGGGAGGTTTCCTGCAGACATTCATAGTTCTTGTCATCGGTGCATTGTGCTTTGTCGGATTCGGAATCATGCTTTCTGCAAGAACATCCACTCAGGAAGATTATGCTCAGATTTCCCTGCCGTTTTCCATGCCGATGATGTTTGTATCAGGTGTATTTTATCCAATCGAAACAATGCCTTGGATTTTACAGAAGCTAGCATACATTTTCCCATTGACATATCTCAATGATGCAATGAGAGGAATAATGCTTAAAGGTCAGACATTAGGTGATGTTTGGTTAGACTTGGTAGTTTTACTAGGATTTACTCTTTTATTCTTCTTGGTAGGAGTAAAAAGATTTAATAGGGACGTATAG
- a CDS encoding PQQ-binding-like beta-propeller repeat protein, producing the protein MYKKLLIGFIICILCLSPIAAEDWNSFAGGADHNGYRDEGSDFVTNLWVFSIGSPIHSSPAIYKDYIYVVSGDGILKAIDMESGKEEWDLDLESPTNSSPIINSNRLYIGCEDGLKAVNINSHKIVWEYNCDSVESTPFFYNDIVYFGSDDGHLYGLDKEDGSVELNKKLDGELKSSPIVVDDSIYIGSTNSKLYSIGTDKEKNWEYTTGDEIVSSPAYVNDTVIFGSTDGNVYCLNTSDGDLNWKVDLNNKIISSPTIDEHDNSLYIGSDEGNLTCLDIRDGTTKWSFSTGSKVQTTPALKDNLIAFGSSNGNFYVLNKFTGLEEFTYNPGTILFNSPITSSAVINGNSLMFGDDSGQLYSLNIEKYEVPSSVQLYYSIAVLVIIVIVAVVVVRKVKGKK; encoded by the coding sequence ATGTATAAAAAATTATTGATTGGATTTATAATTTGTATTTTGTGTCTGTCCCCAATTGCTGCTGAAGACTGGAATTCATTTGCAGGGGGAGCTGACCACAACGGATACAGGGATGAAGGTTCAGACTTTGTAACTAATCTTTGGGTATTCAGTATCGGATCTCCTATTCACTCATCTCCTGCAATCTATAAGGACTATATATATGTAGTATCAGGTGACGGAATCCTGAAAGCTATTGATATGGAATCCGGTAAGGAGGAATGGGATTTGGATTTGGAAAGCCCAACCAACTCTTCACCAATAATTAATTCAAACAGATTGTATATAGGATGTGAAGACGGTCTTAAGGCAGTAAACATTAATAGCCATAAGATTGTCTGGGAATATAACTGCGACAGTGTTGAATCAACTCCATTTTTCTACAATGACATAGTTTACTTTGGAAGTGATGACGGTCATCTGTACGGTCTGGATAAGGAAGACGGAAGTGTTGAATTGAATAAAAAGCTGGATGGTGAGCTTAAATCATCACCGATTGTTGTTGATGATTCAATATATATCGGCTCTACAAATTCCAAGCTGTACAGCATAGGTACCGATAAGGAAAAGAACTGGGAATATACTACAGGAGATGAGATTGTATCATCACCTGCATATGTTAACGACACTGTAATTTTCGGTTCCACTGACGGCAATGTATACTGTCTGAATACTTCCGATGGGGACTTAAATTGGAAAGTTGATTTGAACAATAAAATCATTTCATCACCGACCATTGATGAACATGACAATAGCCTTTATATAGGTTCTGATGAAGGCAATTTAACATGTTTGGATATTCGTGATGGAACAACAAAATGGAGCTTCTCAACAGGCTCTAAAGTGCAGACAACTCCTGCATTGAAAGATAATTTAATTGCATTTGGATCAAGCAACGGCAACTTCTATGTGCTAAACAAATTCACTGGACTGGAAGAGTTCACATATAATCCGGGTACAATACTGTTCAACTCACCAATCACTTCTTCAGCTGTCATTAACGGTAACAGTTTAATGTTTGGTGACGATTCAGGTCAACTTTATTCACTCAACATTGAAAAGTATGAAGTGCCTTCTTCAGTGCAGCTGTATTATTCAATTGCAGTTCTTGTCATAATTGTAATTGTTGCAGTTGTTGTTGTGCGCAAAGTTAAAGGTAAAAAATAA
- a CDS encoding 2-isopropylmalate synthase, which produces MDIMEQINNENMNIADKIYIFDTTLRDGEQTPGVALTVDDKIQIAQKLNNMGVDKIEVGFPASSDGEVESARQIKSMDLDSTLVGLARSLKSDIDAVIDSDLDYIHTFIGTSPLHRDYKLKKSKDQIIDSAVSAVEYAKDHGLTVEFSAEDATRTEKDFLFDVFSAVSDAKVDFIDVPDTVGVLTPKDTRLLIGDVVKTFNIPISVHFHNDFGLATANTLTAIECGANQAHVTVNGLGERTGNCSLEELVMTLKVAYGIDLGLDTTRLYSLSNLVGRLTGVKMPVNKPIVGDNAFTHESGIHVHGILNNSFTYEPMSPEMVGHSRRIVLGKHTGANSLRSKLKEYHIDLNEKQFENVLSQIKSLGDSGKIVTDDDLVAIAITELSSARETPVVITGMSISMGANVSPTATVKLEIDGVEKETASTGVGPIDASLNAIRHLLQEDIDMELEEYNLQAINGGTDALAEVFVITSDSHGNRSTGRSTNQDIVMASILAVLDSINKLLIIQRAL; this is translated from the coding sequence ATGGATATAATGGAACAAATTAACAATGAAAATATGAATATAGCTGATAAAATTTACATTTTTGACACTACTTTAAGGGACGGTGAGCAGACTCCAGGCGTAGCACTGACTGTAGATGATAAAATACAGATTGCCCAGAAGCTCAATAACATGGGTGTCGATAAAATAGAGGTTGGTTTTCCGGCTTCTTCTGATGGTGAAGTAGAATCAGCCAGACAAATCAAATCTATGGATTTGGATTCAACACTTGTTGGACTTGCACGCTCACTTAAAAGTGACATTGATGCAGTCATAGATTCTGATTTGGATTATATTCATACATTCATTGGTACTTCACCTCTGCATCGTGATTATAAACTTAAAAAATCCAAGGATCAGATAATTGATTCAGCCGTCAGTGCAGTTGAATATGCAAAGGACCATGGTTTGACTGTTGAGTTTTCTGCAGAGGATGCTACAAGAACTGAAAAGGATTTTTTATTTGATGTTTTTTCCGCTGTAAGCGATGCCAAGGTTGATTTCATTGATGTTCCAGATACTGTCGGTGTGTTAACCCCAAAGGATACACGTCTATTGATAGGGGATGTTGTAAAGACTTTCAATATTCCAATCAGTGTTCATTTCCATAATGATTTCGGTCTGGCCACTGCCAATACTCTTACAGCTATTGAATGCGGAGCAAATCAGGCCCATGTAACAGTCAACGGTCTTGGAGAAAGAACAGGTAACTGCTCTTTGGAAGAGCTCGTAATGACATTGAAAGTTGCTTATGGAATAGATTTGGGACTTGACACCACCAGGCTATATAGCCTTTCCAATCTTGTTGGACGTTTGACTGGTGTCAAAATGCCTGTCAATAAACCTATTGTCGGTGACAATGCCTTTACCCATGAATCAGGAATTCATGTTCATGGAATTTTGAACAATTCTTTCACATACGAACCGATGTCTCCTGAAATGGTAGGTCATTCACGCCGTATCGTACTTGGAAAGCATACCGGTGCAAATTCTTTAAGGTCTAAACTAAAGGAATATCACATTGACTTAAATGAAAAGCAGTTTGAAAATGTTCTTTCACAAATCAAGTCTCTTGGTGACAGCGGTAAAATCGTTACTGATGATGATTTGGTAGCTATTGCTATTACTGAACTTTCTTCAGCCCGTGAAACTCCTGTTGTCATTACAGGCATGAGCATATCCATGGGTGCCAATGTATCTCCTACAGCTACTGTCAAGCTTGAAATAGATGGTGTTGAAAAGGAAACAGCAAGTACAGGAGTTGGTCCTATAGATGCTTCCCTGAATGCTATCCGTCATCTTTTACAGGAAGATATTGACATGGAACTTGAAGAATATAACCTCCAGGCTATCAACGGCGGTACAGATGCTTTAGCGGAAGTTTTTGTTATCACTTCAGACTCTCATGGAAACAGGTCTACTGGGCGCTCCACCAATCAGGACATTGTGATGGCCAGTATTTTGGCAGTACTTGATTCTATAAATAAACTTCTTATAATCCAACGGGCACTGTAA
- the albA gene encoding DNA-binding protein Alba has product MEKNTIFVGSKPVMNYVLAVVTQFNEGSDSVLLRARGKAISRAVDAAEIVRNRFVPNSDVTDIQISTEEIENYNNEKTNVSIIEILIEKSE; this is encoded by the coding sequence ATGGAAAAAAATACAATTTTTGTGGGAAGTAAACCTGTAATGAATTATGTTTTAGCAGTAGTAACTCAATTTAATGAAGGGTCTGACAGTGTACTTTTAAGAGCTAGAGGAAAAGCTATTAGTAGAGCTGTTGATGCTGCTGAAATTGTTAGAAATAGGTTTGTTCCAAATTCAGATGTTACTGATATTCAAATTTCCACTGAAGAAATTGAAAATTATAACAATGAAAAAACAAATGTTTCTATTATTGAAATTTTAATTGAAAAGAGCGAATAA